DNA sequence from the Candidatus Eisenbacteria bacterium genome:
AGCTTTCGATCGAAGATGTCAAGGACATCATGAACGCCAAACCCGAAATGCTCATCGTCGGCACCGGCTACTCCGGCTTTCTCGAAATCACATCGAGGACGAAGCGCTTTCTGGAAACCAACGGCGTCGAGCTTCTTGCCGCCAACACCAAGAAGGCGTGCCAGAAATACAACGAGATCTCGAAGACGAAGCGAGTCGTAGCAGCGTTTCATTTGACGTGTTGAGGCGCGGCCGCATAAAGTTCCACGCGTACAGGAGGATTCCATGGCTTACGAGAACATTCTCTACGAGAAGAAGGACAGGGTTGGAATCGTCACGTTGAACAGGCCCAAGGTTCTGAATGCTCTCAATGTTGCGACGATGGACGAGCTCCGACGCGTCGTGCTTGAAATAAAACATGACGATTCGGTGGGAGCAGTGATATTCACCGGCAGCGGCGAGAAGGCCTTCGTGGCGGGTGCGGACATAAAGGAATTTCTCGGCCTCAGTCCCGAGGGAGCCCGACGATTCTCGCTCGCCGGGCAACACGTATTTCGTTTGATAGAGAAGCTCGGCAAGCCCTCGATAGCCGCCATCAACGGTTTCGCTCTGGGCGGAGGTTGCGAGCTGGCGCTTGCGTGCACGGTGAGAGTCGCCTCCGAGAACGCGAAGATGGGTCAGCCGGAACTGAACCTAGGGCTTATCCCGGGGTACGGAGGAACGCAGAGGCTGGCGAGGCTCGTCGGTAGAGGAATCGCGATGGAGCTCGTTCTGTCCGCGAGGTTTGTCGACGCCCAGGAAGCTCTGCGCATCGGACTTGTGAACAAGATAACGCCTCCCGAAAAGCTCATGGAGTCGTGTGAGGAGATGGCGAGGGGATTCGTTTCCAAGGGGGCTCTGGCGCTTCGCTATGCCATGGAGGCGATCGACGAGGGTCTTCAGGTTTCGCTTGACGAAGGCGCCTACATAGAGGCAAACATGTTTGGGCTTTGCTTTGCCACCGAGGACATGAAAGAAGGTGTCACCGCGTTCCTGGAAAAGAGACAGCCGAATTTCAAAGGGAAGTGACGCCGAACGGACTTGGAACGAACTTGTGCACCGCCTAGCGGGGAGGGAGAGATGAAGGCTTGCCGCTCGTCGACGGTCGTGGTGTCGACTATTGTGATTGCAGGATGTCTCGCTCTGGTCGGTTGCTCGCTCGGCCTTCTCCTGGCCGGATGCGGAGGGGAGCCTACCAGCCCGCGCGCAAAAGCCCTCGTTTACGTGAACTCAATACCCGCAAGGGCCTTGATACATCTTGATGCGGTGAGCACCGGGAAGCTCACTCCCGACAGTGTTCTGGTTCGCGAGGGAGATCACACGCTCACCCTGACGCTCGACGGCTACAGGGATTCCACCGTTTCTTTTTCGACGGCCCGCGAGGACACCGTCAGTCTTGACGTCAGACTCACGGCAATCGAAGGCACTTTCACTTGGAGTCGCGTGACGGGAATCGACGCCGCGGTCTACGGCATTGACTTCGCCACCCTGACCTACGGTTGTGGGGTCGGGGAGGCCGGAAACGTTTTCAGGACTTCCAGCGCCGGTGCGAGCTGGGTGCAACTGAACGCCGGGACGAGCGAGGACTTGTTGTCCGTGAGCTTCGCTTCGCCCTCGGTCGGATGGGCCTGCGGGACAAACGGGGTCATTCTGAAGACCACGGACTACGGCGACACGTGGACTTCCTGGCCCAGCACGACCAGCCAGGACCTTCACGACGTGTGCTTTGTCAACGCCAGCAACGGTTGGGCGGTGGGAGATTCCGGCAAGATTCTACGCAGCACGGACGGTGGTCTTTCGTGGAGCCCTCGAACCAGCAATACCACGAAGAACCTTTCGGCCGTCTACTTCCTTGACATCACGCACGGGTGGGTGGTCGGCGGCAATCTGGCGGGCGAGGGGCAAGTGATCCTTAGAAGCACAAACGGCGGCGTCACGTGGCAGTCGAGCTCCACGGTTTCCACCTCTTGCCTCAGAGATGTGTTCTTCTTCACGTCCGAGATTGGCCTCTGTGTCGGCGACGACGGTCTTGTACTTCGCTCCACCAACGGCGGCATTTCCTGGGAGTCGATGGGCAGCGTGGGGTCTCTTTCGCTACGCGCCTTGACCGCATGGAGCAGCACCGATTACTGGGCCGTCGGCTACGAATATGGTGCGGTCGGTTACGTGTTCAGAAGCGCCGATGGCGGTCTCACGTGGTATCTCTTTGAAGAAACCCCGCAAGGCCTCCTGTGCGTCGACGCAATCCAGGGTTCGCCGAACGGCTGGGCAGGAAGTCTGTCCGGGCTCTGGGGGTACGAGTAGCATTGGGAGTTCGTGTACGAATCAGTCTTGGCAGTGTACTGCGGGTCAGAAGCTTCCTGGCTCTGAGCATCGGGCAGACAGTCTCCCAGTTCGGTGACAGGCTCAACCACATGGCCCTCATCGCGCTTGTCTCGGAGATGATGCCCGGCTCCACGTTCAAGTTCTCAAAGCTCATGATCTTTGTCACGCTCCCCGGCCTCGTGTTCGGTCCCATATCCGGCGTTTTCATCGACAGATGGAACAAGAAGAAAGTTCTCTTCTTCTGCGACCTGATGAGAGGGTCGTTGGTTCTCCTCATACCCTTCATTCCCTCATCCAACGTCATCTTCGCCGTCGTGTTTCTTGTCTTCTCTGCGGGCCTGTTCTACTCGCCGGCAAAGAACGCTCTCGTTCCCAGCGTGATAGCGAAGAGAAAGATACTGATGGCGGGTTCGGTCACAACCTTCACGGCGAGAGCTTCGACGGTGATCGGCGCCGTTGCGGGCGGAATGATAGTGGGCTACTTCGGCTGGAGAACAAGCTTCTATCTCGATTCCATTTCCTACGTTTTCTCGGCGGCGATGTTGCTTCTCGTGACTTATCATCCTGCGGCGCGCCCGGAAGAGGAAATCGTGTCCTCTATTCCGACTCCCCGGTTGGGTGGATTCCAGGTTTTTTTGAGGGAGTCCAAGAAGCTTTTCTTGGAAGTGTGGGAGGGAATAAAGTTTGCTTTCTCACACAAGCCCACCGTGTTTGTTTTCTCGAGCGCAATCGCGATGGCTCTTGCGGGAGGCAGCCTCTACGTTCTCGTTATTGTCTTGGTGAAGGAAGTGTTGGGTAAGGGAATAGAGGGGCTCGGCACATTGATCGGCTCGCTCGGCGTGGGCATGATACTTGGCTCGGTGATAACCGGTAGATTCGGGCACGTCACCACACAGAGACGCATTGTCCTTTGGGGACTCGCAGTGTTTGCCGCTCTGATCGTGGTTTTCGCCAGAGTGAAGAGCCTCGTGTGGATGAACACACTGGCGTGTATTTCCGGTGTGGCGCTGTCACCGGTGCTGATTTGTCTCGACACGTTGCTTCAGAAGTCCGTGCCGCAGCAATTTCGTGGAAGAGTTTTCAGCGCGCGTGACGCGATTCTCAACGGAGGGTTTCTTATTTCGAGCGTCCTCATCGGTCTCCTGGCAGAGAATCTGGACAAGGCGAAAACGTTGACCTTTGTCGGCGTTGCGCTTCTGGCGGTCGTGATTGTCGTAAGGCAAACGTCGAGAGGGCTGACAGAGGAGTAGCGGGGTATCTAAACAAGACGAAAGGAGTGGTCTGAATGAGCCGTAACGTCAAGATTGTCGCCTGGGTGCTGGTGGCGGTGATCGTCGCAATCTTCGTGGTCGCAATTCCCAAGTTTCCGAAGATGGCTGAGAAAAGGGAGAAGGAAGCCCTCAGAACCGCGAGGGAGGAGGTCGAACCGGGCAAGAGAATTGTGAATCTCGTGTCGTTTCTCAAGGCGCATCCGAAAGGCAAGTACAGGGGCTACGCTCACGTCTACGTGTTCGACGCGTATTTGAGCGACCTTAAAGACACGACGAAGGCCCTCTCCTACGCAAGAGAAATCCTTGCGTCCGGCGAAACACTGGAAGGAAAGGGACCCATCTATCCTTCGCTGTTTATGTTCTGGCGAGAGGTCGGCAAGGCGGACAGCGCGCTCGCAATCGCGAAGGAAGCGCTGGCGTTCAATCTCAAGGACAGCTCCATTTACAGCGACATGGGATATGCTCTGGCCGAGGCGGGCGAACAGCTGGAGTTGGCGATAGAGCTCGGCAAGAAGGCAGTTGGTCTCGCGAAGGACGAGGCTACCAAGGCCTACGCTTACGAAGGTCTCGGATGGGCCTATATGAAGGCGGGCAGGATTGCCGAAGCCACAGACGCACTCAAGAACGCGGTCAAATCGGCAGGCGAAGACGTGGATGAGTCCACGGTGCAGCATCTGGGCGAAGCGTATCTCGCGGCCGGTAAGGTAGAGGATGCAATAGCAACATATCTGGATTTGATGGCGAGAGGACAGTACGACGACGTTCGAGACAAGCTTGACAGCCTCTACACCGCGACGAGCCGTTCCACCGCCGACCTGGACAGGGACATCAAATCACGGAGAGAGCAGAGACTGAGCCCTGCTCCTCAATTCGCGCTCCGTGACACGCAGGGCCTGATCAAGACCCTTTCGGGCTACAAGGGCAAGGTTGTTCTGCTCAATTTCATGCAGCCTACTTGAGGACCTTGCGTCGCGGAGTTTCCGCGACTCGAGGAGCTCGCCAAAGAGTTCCCGTCCGCTCAATTCGCCGTCGTCTCTGT
Encoded proteins:
- a CDS encoding YCF48-related protein, giving the protein MKACRSSTVVVSTIVIAGCLALVGCSLGLLLAGCGGEPTSPRAKALVYVNSIPARALIHLDAVSTGKLTPDSVLVREGDHTLTLTLDGYRDSTVSFSTAREDTVSLDVRLTAIEGTFTWSRVTGIDAAVYGIDFATLTYGCGVGEAGNVFRTSSAGASWVQLNAGTSEDLLSVSFASPSVGWACGTNGVILKTTDYGDTWTSWPSTTSQDLHDVCFVNASNGWAVGDSGKILRSTDGGLSWSPRTSNTTKNLSAVYFLDITHGWVVGGNLAGEGQVILRSTNGGVTWQSSSTVSTSCLRDVFFFTSEIGLCVGDDGLVLRSTNGGISWESMGSVGSLSLRALTAWSSTDYWAVGYEYGAVGYVFRSADGGLTWYLFEETPQGLLCVDAIQGSPNGWAGSLSGLWGYE
- a CDS encoding Mth938-like domain-containing protein, whose amino-acid sequence is MIDSYEFGEIIVDGKSYVSDVIIYPDRIDDKWWRKDGHKLSIEDVKDIMNAKPEMLIVGTGYSGFLEITSRTKRFLETNGVELLAANTKKACQKYNEISKTKRVVAAFHLTC
- a CDS encoding MFS transporter; the protein is MGVRVRISLGSVLRVRSFLALSIGQTVSQFGDRLNHMALIALVSEMMPGSTFKFSKLMIFVTLPGLVFGPISGVFIDRWNKKKVLFFCDLMRGSLVLLIPFIPSSNVIFAVVFLVFSAGLFYSPAKNALVPSVIAKRKILMAGSVTTFTARASTVIGAVAGGMIVGYFGWRTSFYLDSISYVFSAAMLLLVTYHPAARPEEEIVSSIPTPRLGGFQVFLRESKKLFLEVWEGIKFAFSHKPTVFVFSSAIAMALAGGSLYVLVIVLVKEVLGKGIEGLGTLIGSLGVGMILGSVITGRFGHVTTQRRIVLWGLAVFAALIVVFARVKSLVWMNTLACISGVALSPVLICLDTLLQKSVPQQFRGRVFSARDAILNGGFLISSVLIGLLAENLDKAKTLTFVGVALLAVVIVVRQTSRGLTEE
- a CDS encoding enoyl-CoA hydratase-related protein, translated to MAYENILYEKKDRVGIVTLNRPKVLNALNVATMDELRRVVLEIKHDDSVGAVIFTGSGEKAFVAGADIKEFLGLSPEGARRFSLAGQHVFRLIEKLGKPSIAAINGFALGGGCELALACTVRVASENAKMGQPELNLGLIPGYGGTQRLARLVGRGIAMELVLSARFVDAQEALRIGLVNKITPPEKLMESCEEMARGFVSKGALALRYAMEAIDEGLQVSLDEGAYIEANMFGLCFATEDMKEGVTAFLEKRQPNFKGK